A part of Oculatellaceae cyanobacterium genomic DNA contains:
- a CDS encoding DegT/DnrJ/EryC1/StrS family aminotransferase → MSNMPVKIPFVDLQSQHQPIQTQIEQAISSVIQRGDFIMGEAVADFETAFATACGVPYGIGVACGTDAIALGLQACGIGAGDEVIIPANTFIATLIGVLHSGATPVLVDCDPQTALIDITAAEKVITAKTRAIVPVHLYGQMVSPKQLLDFANSYNLLIFEDAAQAHLAEREGYRAGAVGIAAAFSFYPSKNLGAFGDGGMVITKDANIAQKMRSLRNYGAPRKYFHTELGTNSRLDTIQASILKVKLPYLADWNQSRNRAARLYDSLLHPLQNIFPLENQSGTGHVYHLYVIRINNSKLGLQPNQQSQSYLERQAIEEALLSQGIQTGIHYPIPCHLQPAYEHLGYRIGDFPYAESLCKQILSLPMYPGLNDEQIHQIVDSLKTILS, encoded by the coding sequence ATGAGTAATATGCCCGTAAAAATTCCGTTTGTGGATCTTCAGAGTCAACATCAGCCGATTCAAACCCAGATTGAGCAGGCAATTAGTTCTGTGATCCAACGGGGAGATTTTATTATGGGTGAAGCTGTAGCTGATTTTGAGACAGCCTTTGCCACAGCTTGTGGTGTACCTTATGGGATTGGGGTTGCTTGCGGTACTGATGCGATCGCACTGGGATTACAAGCTTGCGGCATTGGTGCTGGTGATGAAGTAATCATACCTGCAAATACCTTTATTGCCACACTGATAGGTGTTTTACATAGTGGTGCTACACCTGTATTAGTTGATTGTGACCCACAAACAGCCTTAATTGACATCACCGCCGCAGAAAAAGTAATTACGGCAAAAACACGGGCAATAGTGCCAGTGCATCTCTATGGGCAAATGGTTTCCCCCAAGCAGTTACTAGACTTTGCCAATAGCTACAATCTACTCATATTCGAGGATGCTGCTCAAGCACATTTAGCCGAAAGAGAAGGCTATCGTGCTGGTGCAGTAGGAATTGCCGCCGCCTTTAGTTTCTACCCCAGTAAAAATCTTGGTGCATTTGGCGATGGCGGTATGGTTATCACCAAAGATGCTAACATCGCGCAAAAAATGCGATCGCTCCGCAATTATGGCGCACCTCGAAAATATTTTCATACCGAGTTAGGCACAAACAGCCGTCTCGATACCATACAAGCATCTATCCTCAAAGTAAAACTGCCTTATTTAGCTGACTGGAATCAATCGCGTAATCGTGCTGCCCGTCTTTACGATTCTTTACTACATCCCCTACAAAACATTTTTCCCCTAGAAAACCAGAGCGGCACTGGTCATGTTTATCATTTATATGTAATCAGAATTAACAATTCAAAATTAGGCTTACAACCCAACCAACAGTCCCAATCTTATCTAGAACGCCAAGCGATCGAAGAGGCGCTATTATCTCAAGGCATTCAAACAGGCATTCACTACCCCATACCCTGTCACTTACAGCCTGCTTATGAGCATTTAGGTTATCGTATTGGAGACTTTCCCTATGCTGAAAGTCTTTGTAAACAAATATTATCTTTGCCCATGTATCCAGGCTTGAACGACGAGCAAATTCATCAAATAGTTGACAGCTTGAAAACGATCCTCAGCTAA
- the crtB gene encoding cyanoexosortase B: MQIGRKIPIAIERYLLSAAIIALLVMLYAPLISYWYDGWLNKSISIEHEYYSHGMLGIPFAAYISWTKRQQWRKLPDTSHPLGAALLLLGGFFYLSGLPDYVNLSFPIVLAGLCLWLKGIPGWKLQNFPLLLIFLATPTPIPYLITPYTMPLQQFIAGTAGFILSAFGMDVTVRQINLYVGGRIVEVAPYCAGLKMLFTSIYVSIMLLYWTGAWYSRTKTILLLIGAVAISVSGNIIRNTLLTFFHGTGKDQAFVWLHDGWGGDVYSACMLGLIVVLMNLIEKYFEEDAESN; the protein is encoded by the coding sequence ATGCAAATTGGGCGTAAGATTCCGATCGCGATCGAGCGTTATTTATTAAGTGCTGCCATAATAGCTTTGCTAGTAATGCTTTACGCACCCCTAATCAGCTACTGGTATGATGGCTGGCTAAACAAAAGCATCAGCATTGAACATGAATATTACAGCCACGGGATGTTAGGAATACCCTTTGCTGCTTATATTAGTTGGACAAAGCGGCAACAGTGGCGCAAACTACCTGACACATCCCATCCATTAGGCGCTGCCTTATTGTTGTTAGGTGGATTTTTCTATCTCAGTGGGTTGCCTGATTATGTAAACTTATCCTTTCCCATAGTTTTAGCGGGACTTTGCCTGTGGCTTAAAGGTATCCCTGGATGGAAATTGCAAAACTTCCCACTTTTGCTAATCTTCCTAGCTACACCAACCCCAATCCCCTACTTAATAACTCCTTATACTATGCCTTTACAGCAATTTATTGCTGGCACTGCTGGCTTCATACTCAGTGCATTTGGCATGGATGTTACCGTCAGACAAATCAACTTGTACGTTGGTGGACGAATTGTAGAAGTAGCACCTTATTGTGCTGGTTTAAAAATGTTGTTCACAAGTATTTACGTCAGCATTATGCTACTTTACTGGACAGGAGCATGGTATTCACGGACAAAGACAATTTTGTTGTTGATTGGTGCAGTAGCGATCAGTGTCAGTGGTAATATCATCCGCAATACTCTACTCACCTTCTTTCATGGCACTGGCAAAGACCAAGCATTTGTCTGGCTGCACGACGGCTGGGGCGGTGATGTCTACTCTGCTTGTATGCTTGGTTTAATCGTAGTGTTAATGAATTTAATTGAAAAATATTTTGAAGAGGATGCGGAATCCAATTGA
- a CDS encoding cyanoexosortase B system-associated protein: MKSASLPKLIHRSSLSKVIVLCFLLLVIILGAIPSYITGKWQWTHPPKVTNLQKLRNLREKGLTIPGWQTIEQQVGQIGGHKWSMQQLQGNSEKLVTLLLFPQNGDKDQPEIEWVDIDGAMGWQTDSYKSLNFQVQQSLVPGTSKLQIPQIGRIEARFFRAWKQLPNLAQTLAVVQWYAWSGAGNPAPSQWFWADQFAQWQRRRLPWVAVCLQIPIEPLGDIEKSRPLVESLAQKVQRALMADALQGISE; this comes from the coding sequence ATGAAATCTGCAAGTCTGCCAAAGTTAATTCACCGCTCTTCACTCTCCAAAGTGATAGTGCTGTGTTTTCTGTTATTGGTGATAATTTTAGGAGCGATACCTAGTTATATAACCGGAAAATGGCAATGGACACATCCGCCCAAAGTTACAAACCTCCAAAAATTAAGAAATTTACGGGAGAAAGGATTAACAATTCCTGGTTGGCAGACAATTGAACAGCAAGTAGGACAAATTGGTGGTCATAAATGGTCGATGCAGCAACTCCAAGGAAATTCTGAAAAATTAGTTACTTTACTGCTTTTTCCCCAAAATGGAGATAAAGATCAGCCAGAAATCGAGTGGGTAGATATAGATGGGGCGATGGGGTGGCAAACAGATTCTTATAAAAGTTTGAATTTTCAAGTTCAACAATCATTAGTGCCTGGAACATCGAAATTACAGATACCGCAAATTGGCAGGATTGAAGCACGTTTTTTTCGTGCTTGGAAACAGCTACCTAACTTAGCTCAGACCTTGGCTGTGGTGCAATGGTATGCGTGGTCAGGAGCAGGTAATCCAGCACCTAGCCAGTGGTTTTGGGCAGATCAATTTGCTCAATGGCAACGCCGTCGCCTTCCCTGGGTGGCAGTATGCCTACAGATTCCGATTGAGCCTTTAGGTGATATAGAAAAATCTCGACCGCTAGTTGAATCTTTGGCTCAAAAAGTTCAAAGGGCATTAATGGCAGATGCACTTCAAGGCATTAGTGAATAA
- a CDS encoding polysaccharide biosynthesis/export family protein — protein MPGCKRVSISLLKSVPMSRSLYKLRRFSALSLVSLHTTGYTLASTLLLCTVDAGLPSISKSETISSLTPTSSTLPLVGGKLAQFPGVTPSTPVEPLDPLQPPFDQSVPQQSKPSPEFNRYRLGPGDSISVIVQNFTNLNFQATINTEGNIVLPLAGIVRIAGLTVPQAQALIRDRLNRYVINPQVTVILAGLRPAQVTIIGEVIRPGYYYLNPNSQLLVALQTAGGSTNLADLRSVLVRRSLSNSSTIEQKVDLFTPLQNGQSLPELRLQDGDVVVVQKLGFGNDQGYDRQLIARSGLAQQQLRVHVLSYANGRIGTLTLANGSKLLDALGSLAPNPDNVKLEKIALVRFDPQKGKPVTQQLDGKRALLGDISQNVPLQDNDVFVVGRTLIAKLEYGLSTVTRPFSNLFQFLFFLNRFSR, from the coding sequence ATGCCAGGGTGCAAGCGCGTATCTATTTCTTTATTAAAATCTGTGCCAATGTCTCGGAGTTTATACAAATTGCGTAGGTTTTCAGCCTTATCCCTGGTTAGTCTGCATACTACAGGCTACACTTTGGCTAGCACATTGCTGTTATGTACGGTAGATGCTGGGTTGCCTAGTATAAGTAAGAGTGAAACAATATCCAGTTTGACACCAACATCTAGCACATTACCGCTAGTAGGTGGCAAGTTAGCACAATTTCCTGGTGTTACACCATCAACTCCGGTGGAACCTCTAGATCCACTTCAGCCGCCGTTTGATCAATCTGTGCCTCAACAGTCTAAGCCTTCGCCTGAGTTTAATCGCTATCGACTTGGCCCTGGAGATAGTATTTCTGTGATCGTGCAAAACTTTACTAATTTAAATTTTCAAGCAACTATTAATACAGAAGGCAATATTGTATTACCGCTAGCAGGGATTGTACGAATAGCGGGATTAACAGTGCCACAAGCCCAAGCGCTGATTCGCGATCGCCTAAATAGATATGTCATAAATCCCCAGGTTACTGTTATCCTAGCAGGTCTGCGTCCCGCACAAGTTACGATTATCGGGGAAGTAATTAGACCTGGTTATTACTATCTCAATCCCAACTCCCAACTGCTAGTAGCACTACAGACGGCTGGCGGCAGTACGAATTTAGCGGATTTGCGCTCAGTGCTGGTGCGTCGTTCTCTGAGTAATAGCTCAACTATCGAGCAAAAAGTTGATTTATTTACGCCTCTGCAAAATGGTCAGTCACTACCAGAATTACGGCTACAAGATGGCGATGTTGTGGTGGTTCAGAAACTAGGATTTGGTAACGATCAAGGTTATGACCGCCAGTTAATAGCTCGCTCTGGTCTAGCACAACAGCAATTGAGAGTTCATGTTTTAAGTTACGCTAACGGTAGAATTGGTACTCTCACCTTAGCGAATGGTAGCAAGTTGCTAGACGCATTAGGATCGCTCGCTCCCAATCCAGATAACGTCAAGTTGGAGAAAATTGCCCTAGTGAGGTTTGACCCACAAAAAGGTAAACCCGTCACTCAGCAACTAGACGGTAAAAGAGCATTGTTAGGGGATATTTCTCAAAACGTACCGCTACAAGATAATGATGTATTTGTAGTAGGTCGTACTTTGATTGCCAAACTGGAATATGGTTTGAGTACTGTTACTCGACCGTTTAGCAATCTTTTTCAATTTCTATTTTTTCTTAATCGCTTTTCAAGGTAA
- a CDS encoding rhomboid family intramembrane serine protease, translated as MVPLRDDNPIQITPYVTYGLIVANILIFLYELTLNPQLLNGFFHIWAVVPDELTASFNGTPSPQSVPEWLTLVTSQFLHGGFLHVAGNMLFLWIFGNNIEDRLGHIKYFIFYIACGILAALTQWYFSAGSSIPSLGASGAIAGVMGAYVLKFPTAKVLTLLPLGFFITTVRIPAFFFLGWWFLQQAFYGAASLDAPANIGMESGGIAYWAHAGGFVFGAILGPLLGLFSSESESQVF; from the coding sequence GTGGTTCCATTACGCGACGATAATCCGATTCAAATTACTCCTTATGTAACTTATGGGCTAATTGTTGCCAATATTCTCATTTTTCTGTATGAGCTAACTTTAAATCCGCAACTACTCAACGGTTTTTTCCACATCTGGGCTGTGGTTCCTGATGAGCTAACTGCTAGTTTTAATGGCACACCTAGCCCTCAATCAGTACCAGAATGGTTGACGCTAGTAACATCCCAGTTCTTGCATGGTGGTTTTTTGCACGTTGCGGGAAATATGTTGTTTTTGTGGATTTTTGGCAATAATATTGAAGATCGGCTAGGTCACATAAAATACTTTATTTTTTATATTGCTTGTGGTATTTTGGCAGCTTTAACACAGTGGTATTTTTCTGCTGGCTCTAGTATTCCTTCTTTGGGAGCAAGTGGTGCGATCGCAGGTGTTATGGGTGCTTACGTTCTCAAATTTCCCACAGCAAAAGTTTTAACCTTACTACCACTAGGCTTTTTCATAACAACAGTAAGAATTCCGGCGTTTTTCTTCCTGGGTTGGTGGTTTTTACAGCAAGCCTTCTATGGTGCAGCCAGCTTAGATGCGCCTGCTAATATTGGCATGGAAAGTGGTGGTATCGCTTACTGGGCGCACGCGGGCGGCTTCGTATTTGGAGCAATTCTTGGCCCACTTTTAGGATTATTTTCTTCTGAATCAGAATCCCAGGTTTTCTAG
- a CDS encoding c-type cytochrome: MKKLISIALLALALVTVAFTNPAFAEGDAASGAKIFSANCAACHMGGNNVIMANKTLKKEALEKYGMNSVEAIVKQVTNGKNAMPSFKGRLNDQQIQDVATYVLQTSEKGW; this comes from the coding sequence TTGAAGAAATTGATATCTATTGCCCTGTTAGCTTTAGCTCTGGTGACTGTTGCCTTCACTAATCCCGCCTTTGCCGAGGGTGACGCAGCTAGTGGTGCCAAAATCTTCAGTGCTAACTGTGCTGCTTGCCACATGGGCGGTAACAACGTGATCATGGCTAACAAAACTTTAAAGAAAGAGGCACTTGAGAAGTACGGTATGAATTCCGTTGAAGCGATCGTCAAGCAAGTTACCAATGGTAAAAATGCTATGCCATCTTTCAAAGGTCGTCTTAACGATCAACAGATTCAAGACGTAGCTACCTATGTTCTACAAACATCTGAAAAAGGTTGGTAA
- the psbV gene encoding photosystem II cytochrome c-550 produces MLKRFVWLFVATVFFAFQIVVNSALAVELDANTRTVKLNEQGENITLNLKQVKEGKRLFNAVCAQCHAGGITKTDFNVSLSPKDLSGATPARDNVDALVDYLHHPTTYDGETLISEVHPSTDSADIFPEMRNLSEDDLVALAGHILIQPKVLGDQWGGGKAVR; encoded by the coding sequence ATGCTTAAGCGATTCGTATGGCTTTTTGTGGCGACTGTATTTTTCGCCTTTCAGATAGTTGTTAACAGTGCGTTAGCGGTAGAACTTGATGCCAATACCCGCACGGTGAAATTAAATGAACAGGGTGAAAATATTACTTTGAACTTGAAACAAGTCAAAGAAGGCAAACGCTTATTTAATGCAGTCTGCGCTCAGTGCCATGCTGGAGGTATCACAAAAACCGACTTCAACGTAAGTCTTAGCCCTAAAGACTTATCTGGAGCAACTCCTGCACGGGATAACGTTGATGCCTTAGTGGATTATCTGCACCACCCAACTACATACGACGGAGAAACTCTGATTTCAGAAGTACACCCTAGCACTGATAGTGCTGACATTTTCCCAGAAATGAGAAATCTATCCGAAGATGATTTGGTAGCACTTGCAGGTCATATTCTCATCCAGCCCAAGGTTTTGGGCGATCAATGGGGCGGCGGTAAAGCTGTTCGATAA
- the accD gene encoding acetyl-CoA carboxylase, carboxyltransferase subunit beta, with protein MSLFDWFANRQKSASGSQQQQEREIADGLWTKCEVCSAIAYTKDLKANQMVCLECDHHKRVGCEERIRQLIDANTWMPLDEHLRPTDPLLFRDRKQYSDRIRETQEKTGLVDAVATGTGLIEGEPIALGVMDFRFMGGSMGSVVGEKLTRLIENGTKAGLPVVIICASGGARMQEGMLSLMQMAKISGALERHQESKLLYIPVLTHPTTGGVIASFAMLGDIILAEPKATIGFAGRRVIEQTLREKLPDDFQTSEYLLQHGFVDAIVPRPQLKKTLAQLIRLHQHPFSIPAVVPEAIAQGIAVM; from the coding sequence ATGTCTCTATTTGATTGGTTTGCAAATCGACAGAAATCAGCTTCAGGTAGTCAACAGCAACAAGAGCGTGAAATTGCTGATGGTCTATGGACTAAATGTGAGGTTTGTAGTGCAATTGCTTATACCAAGGATCTCAAAGCTAATCAAATGGTCTGTCTAGAGTGTGACCATCACAAGCGGGTAGGCTGCGAAGAGCGTATCCGTCAACTGATTGATGCTAATACCTGGATGCCCTTAGATGAGCATCTACGCCCGACTGATCCGCTCTTATTTCGCGATCGCAAACAGTATAGCGATCGCATCCGAGAAACTCAAGAAAAAACAGGTTTAGTAGACGCAGTTGCTACGGGTACGGGTCTTATTGAGGGAGAACCCATCGCTTTAGGTGTGATGGACTTCCGATTTATGGGCGGTAGTATGGGTTCTGTAGTTGGTGAAAAACTCACCCGCTTAATTGAAAACGGCACAAAAGCTGGCTTACCAGTAGTGATTATCTGCGCCTCTGGTGGTGCCAGAATGCAAGAGGGAATGTTAAGTTTGATGCAGATGGCAAAGATTTCTGGGGCGCTAGAACGCCATCAAGAATCTAAATTGCTTTATATTCCTGTGCTAACTCACCCGACAACTGGCGGTGTAATTGCTAGTTTTGCGATGTTAGGGGACATTATTCTAGCAGAACCTAAAGCCACAATTGGCTTTGCAGGTCGGCGGGTAATTGAACAAACTCTGAGAGAAAAATTACCAGATGATTTCCAAACCTCTGAGTATCTTTTACAGCACGGGTTTGTCGATGCGATCGTCCCACGTCCCCAATTGAAGAAAACCTTAGCTCAACTAATTCGCTTACATCAGCATCCCTTTTCGATTCCGGCAGTAGTGCCAGAAGCGATCGCTCAAGGCATTGCTGTAATGTAA
- a CDS encoding DUF2007 domain-containing protein, whose translation MSWITLKTTSARWEAELMQQVLAAHEIPSRIIDLGVASYFGQGSPAALLVKNSDQWTALLLLSSPDEENLGASDHP comes from the coding sequence ATGTCATGGATTACCCTTAAAACTACTAGCGCCCGTTGGGAAGCTGAATTAATGCAACAAGTATTAGCGGCTCATGAAATTCCCAGTCGGATTATTGACTTGGGAGTTGCCTCCTATTTTGGGCAAGGAAGTCCTGCGGCATTGCTTGTAAAAAACAGTGACCAGTGGACTGCCTTGTTATTGCTAAGCTCCCCAGATGAAGAAAATTTGGGAGCATCAGATCACCCTTAA
- the leuB gene encoding 3-isopropylmalate dehydrogenase: protein MVQNYRITLLPGDGIGPEIMAVAVDVLKVVGKQLNLSFEFQEALIGGAAIDATGSPLPAATLDICRNSDAVLLAAIGGYKWDSLPRHLRPETGLLGLRSGLGLFANLRPAKILPQLIDASSLKREVVEGVDIMVVRELTGGVYFGQPKGIFTTETGEKRGVNTMAYTESEIDRIGRVAFETAQKRGGKVCSVDKANVLEVSQLWRDRITALAADYSNIELSHMYVDNAAMQLVRWPKQFDTILTSNLFGDILSDAAAMLTGSIGMLPSASLGADGAGVFEPVHGSAPDIAGQDKANPLAQVLSAAMMLRYGLNQPVAADKIEQAVLKVLDQGDRTGDIMSEGMNLLGCRAMGDSLIQALEQQ, encoded by the coding sequence ATGGTTCAAAACTACCGCATTACCCTTTTACCTGGCGATGGCATTGGCCCTGAAATTATGGCAGTTGCGGTAGATGTACTGAAAGTTGTAGGAAAGCAACTCAATTTAAGCTTTGAATTTCAAGAAGCTTTAATTGGTGGTGCTGCGATTGATGCTACTGGATCACCTTTGCCTGCTGCAACTTTAGATATATGTCGTAACAGTGATGCTGTTTTGTTAGCTGCGATAGGCGGCTACAAGTGGGACTCTCTGCCACGTCATTTACGCCCAGAAACAGGTTTACTAGGACTACGATCTGGACTAGGTTTATTTGCTAATCTGCGACCAGCAAAAATTTTACCTCAACTAATTGATGCCTCCAGTTTAAAGCGAGAAGTAGTTGAGGGGGTAGATATTATGGTGGTGAGAGAGCTTACAGGTGGTGTATACTTCGGGCAACCCAAGGGCATTTTTACGACGGAAACGGGTGAAAAGCGGGGGGTGAATACGATGGCTTATACTGAATCAGAAATTGACCGGATTGGACGGGTGGCGTTTGAAACTGCTCAAAAACGTGGTGGCAAAGTTTGTTCGGTAGATAAAGCTAATGTTTTAGAAGTTTCACAACTATGGCGCGATCGCATTACTGCTTTAGCTGCGGATTATTCTAATATTGAACTATCTCATATGTATGTGGATAACGCAGCTATGCAATTAGTGCGTTGGCCAAAACAATTTGACACCATTTTAACTAGCAATTTGTTTGGTGATATTCTTTCTGATGCTGCCGCGATGCTCACGGGTAGTATTGGAATGTTACCTTCTGCTAGTTTAGGTGCTGATGGTGCAGGAGTATTTGAACCTGTTCACGGTTCTGCACCAGATATCGCTGGTCAAGATAAGGCAAACCCCTTGGCACAAGTACTCAGTGCAGCTATGATGCTGCGTTATGGATTAAACCAACCTGTAGCAGCAGATAAAATTGAGCAAGCAGTGCTGAAAGTTTTAGACCAAGGCGATCGCACTGGCGATATTATGTCTGAAGGGATGAACCTTTTAGGTTGCCGTGCTATGGGTGATTCCTTGATTCAGGCATTGGAACAACAATAA
- a CDS encoding prepilin peptidase — translation MDIIFTAITSLTVLALGACIGSFLNVVVYRLPAGISLIWPPSRCPHCLHKLGKTENVPVLGWLWLKGRCRHCRTSISMRYPLVEAATGLVFLLVFFLYDLSLQTLGYWAFLSWLIALALIDFDTMTLPNSLTKSGLVVGLAFQATTGLLPIFQSGEAINHLINGIAGAVLGLWLVDSIRIVGSIVFRQEAMGGGDPKLAAMMGAWLGWQYLPMAIILACAAGVFIGLAGRLVGRLQPLQKIVFGPFLALGAALTVFWGEAILSAYRELIVSSNNTVLVSLLLAVLLLMLIVMRYLKYKNSLV, via the coding sequence ATGGATATAATTTTTACTGCTATAACATCTTTAACTGTTTTAGCATTGGGTGCTTGTATTGGTAGTTTTCTTAACGTTGTAGTTTACCGCCTACCAGCAGGTATATCACTTATTTGGCCACCTTCACGCTGTCCTCATTGCCTTCACAAACTAGGAAAAACTGAAAATGTCCCAGTTTTAGGTTGGTTATGGTTAAAAGGGCGCTGTCGCCATTGTAGAACCTCTATATCAATGCGATATCCCCTTGTGGAAGCAGCAACAGGTTTAGTATTTTTGCTAGTATTCTTTCTGTATGATTTATCACTACAAACTTTAGGTTACTGGGCTTTTTTGAGTTGGCTAATAGCCCTTGCCCTGATTGATTTTGATACGATGACTTTACCTAATTCTCTGACCAAATCAGGGTTAGTTGTTGGTTTAGCATTTCAGGCTACAACAGGTTTACTACCTATTTTTCAATCGGGAGAAGCAATTAATCATTTGATCAATGGTATTGCTGGCGCAGTGCTAGGCTTATGGTTAGTTGACTCGATCCGGATTGTTGGGTCAATAGTTTTTAGGCAAGAAGCAATGGGAGGCGGAGATCCAAAATTAGCAGCTATGATGGGGGCTTGGTTAGGTTGGCAATATTTGCCAATGGCGATTATCTTAGCTTGTGCTGCTGGAGTATTTATAGGTTTAGCTGGACGTTTAGTTGGTAGGCTTCAACCCCTGCAAAAAATCGTATTTGGGCCGTTTCTAGCACTCGGCGCGGCGTTAACTGTTTTTTGGGGTGAAGCAATACTATCAGCTTATAGAGAGTTGATCGTTAGTTCAAATAATACCGTTTTGGTTTCATTACTATTAGCTGTACTGCTACTGATGTTGATAGTTATGAGATATTTAAAATATAAAAATTCTCTTGTTTAA
- a CDS encoding ABC transporter ATP-binding protein — protein sequence MAHSRLQKLGYYLRPHWGKSLQGILALLIVNAIGVYIPLLIRDGIDDLRVALSFAQIWHLVLLILILSSLMWVFRMASRILIFGVGRQVEFDLKQKIFQHLLKLEPSYFSTNTAGDLINRATSDVENIRRLLGFAVLSLANTVFAYGLTLPVMLSINIKLTLLALSVYPLMLLIVQLFSEKLRTQQQLVQEELSKLSELIQEDMSGISLIKIYAQEENERRAFGKLNQQLFKANLELAQIRNTLFPVIQGLSYLSLLVLLWVGTKAIARAEISVGDFVALILFAERLVFPTALLGFTITAYQRGEVSIDRVESIVIVKPKIQDTAESISLPQPVKGQITARHLSFTYPGATKPALKDVSFTIDAGETVAIVGPIGCGKSTLANALPRLLDIDQRQLFLDGYDITQLTLEDLRGAIAYVPQDSFLFSTIIKNNIRYGDPQSEQKEVEYVAQQAQIHSEILNFPQQYETIVGERGITLSGGQRQRTSLARALLVDASVLILDDALSSVDNQTATDILKNLSQGVKRKTVIFISHQLSAAAGADRIFVMDEGEIVQTGTHTQLLQQSGLYRSLWNQHQLEELLH from the coding sequence ATGGCTCATTCGCGGTTGCAAAAACTGGGGTATTATTTGCGCCCCCATTGGGGAAAATCACTACAAGGCATTTTGGCACTCTTAATTGTCAATGCTATAGGTGTATACATTCCCTTGTTGATTAGAGACGGCATTGATGATTTAAGGGTAGCGTTGAGCTTCGCTCAAATCTGGCATTTAGTGCTGCTAATTCTAATCTTAAGTTCTTTGATGTGGGTGTTCCGCATGGCATCACGCATCTTGATTTTTGGGGTAGGGCGGCAGGTGGAGTTTGATCTTAAGCAGAAAATTTTTCAGCATTTGCTTAAGTTAGAACCATCTTATTTTTCGACTAATACGGCTGGTGATTTAATTAACCGAGCAACCAGTGATGTGGAAAACATCCGGCGTTTGCTGGGATTTGCGGTTCTAAGTTTGGCAAATACAGTTTTTGCCTACGGTTTAACCCTGCCAGTAATGCTGTCGATTAATATTAAACTGACTTTGCTGGCGCTGTCAGTTTATCCGTTAATGCTGCTGATAGTGCAGCTATTTAGCGAAAAGTTGCGTACTCAACAACAATTGGTACAGGAAGAACTTTCTAAATTAAGTGAGCTAATTCAGGAGGATATGAGTGGTATATCCCTGATCAAAATTTATGCTCAAGAGGAAAATGAACGCCGTGCCTTTGGTAAACTTAACCAGCAACTATTCAAGGCAAATTTAGAACTAGCGCAAATTCGTAATACCTTATTTCCAGTAATTCAGGGGTTATCGTATCTTAGCTTACTGGTATTGCTGTGGGTTGGAACAAAAGCGATCGCTCGTGCTGAAATTAGTGTTGGTGATTTTGTTGCTTTAATTCTGTTTGCAGAACGTTTAGTTTTCCCCACCGCGCTATTAGGATTTACGATTACAGCTTACCAACGGGGTGAAGTCAGTATTGACCGGGTTGAATCCATTGTTATAGTTAAGCCTAAGATTCAAGATACTGCTGAATCAATTAGCCTGCCACAACCAGTCAAAGGTCAAATTACCGCTCGTCATCTAAGTTTTACCTATCCAGGTGCAACTAAACCAGCACTTAAGGATGTCAGCTTTACAATAGATGCTGGTGAAACTGTAGCAATTGTGGGGCCAATTGGTTGTGGCAAATCAACACTGGCTAATGCTTTGCCTCGGTTACTAGATATTGATCAACGTCAGTTGTTTTTAGACGGGTATGATATTACCCAATTAACATTAGAAGATTTGCGGGGTGCGATCGCATACGTTCCCCAAGATAGTTTTCTGTTTAGCACCATTATCAAAAACAACATCCGCTACGGTGACCCCCAAAGCGAACAAAAAGAGGTCGAATATGTTGCTCAACAAGCACAGATTCACTCAGAAATTCTTAACTTTCCCCAGCAGTATGAAACTATCGTCGGAGAAAGAGGAATCACTCTCTCCGGCGGACAGCGACAGCGCACATCTTTAGCAAGAGCATTACTGGTTGATGCGTCAGTACTAATTTTAGATGATGCCCTTTCTAGTGTTGATAATCAAACCGCTACAGACATCCTGAAAAATCTTTCCCAGGGTGTCAAACGCAAAACTGTCATTTTTATATCCCATCAATTATCTGCTGCTGCTGGTGCTGACCGCATTTTTGTGATGGATGAAGGTGAAATTGTTCAAACTGGTACTCATACACAACTTTTACAACAATCTGGGCTTTACCGTTCACTTTGGAATCAGCATCAGTTAGAGGAATTGTTGCATTAG